A segment of the Juglans regia cultivar Chandler chromosome 15, Walnut 2.0, whole genome shotgun sequence genome:
TCTGTCAAAGCTCCAAAATGTTAATGTTGGTGACCACACAATGGCTGTTAAACAGATTCAAAAGGAAGTTGATATATTGATGGAAGAGGACAACATAAGATGGAAACAGAGGGCTAAACAAGGCTGGCTCATAGATGGGGGACAGAAATATCAAGTATTTCCATCAAAGTGCAAACTAGAGAAGGAAGACTAATGAGATTAGAAGGATTGTTAAAGAGGATGGAGGGGTGGCATGCAACTATGGAGAAATTGCTGATATTTTTTGTCAACACTACCAGAaacttttttcttctactaAACCTGTTGATATTGCAGAATGCTTGGCCCATGTGGAGAAGAAGGTAGATGAGAACATGAACAATATGTTAACCAAGGAATTTACAGCAGATGAAGTCAGTACAGCTTTGTTCCAGATGAATCAAATCGTATTACCTGAATAATGTGGATGTTGTGTTCTCTACGGGagcttgaaaatataataactctaaaaataaaccaacggTAAGGCAATGCCAACTACCTGCTCAAAGTGAGTCCAGCAAACAAATAAGCACAAGAAGTTGTCCAagagttttcatatttttgctGTCACTATTTACAAGAGACAACCCAAAACTGAATAAGGACATTAAAGgttccgtttggattgagaaatgagattaaatgagttgagatagtttataaatagtaatgagatttgtgagttaaaatttgtgaatattagtaaataatagtaagatgagttaagatgaatacATTATGCCAGGACatcaaaacttcaaaaattttgaaaacttctcatctcattattacaattttattaaatttttacataaaataaaataagcaattcaacttttacaaatcataaaataaaaataattttaaaaaatatatttgaacaatattttatttaaatttttaactttaatctcaactcatctctgacttcgtttgttttcgcatatcagataaaataaattgaactaaaagttaaaaattgaataaaatattattaggttatatttttttaatattatttttattttaagatttgaaaaaattgaattatttattttattttatataaaaatttaaaaaaattataataattagatgaaatgaattgaaaaatttgttaaaaacaaaCAGGAAGTTAGTCTCGAAAGCAAACCAGATCTCCAAACAAGTCttcaatgaatgaaaatacaTTATGCCAGCCcaatattttgggacaaaatacAAAGGCGCGTAAAGCATCGTTTTCttgtcattaaaaaacattattaatattgaaaagCCGAATAATAACACTAGTTTAGTTTGACATAATGCCTCCATCATCGGCATCTTTTTTAATTGTTCCCAAAATTCATTGAAACGTTCACATGAATGTGGGAGACAACAAACAAAACCCAACACTGACAATATGACAGATTTGTCAAACCAAATCTAGCCGacaccatataatatatacatatcatAATGGTTGCTTTTTAATACAACTTATACCTTTGTATACATCCCattttactttatatttatatatatatatatatatatttattaatttatggagATGTATTAAGTCtacacataaattttatataaaaatattatgcactaataTATATGTCTTAATATAATACATCAAGTTtaccatataataaaaaaaaattacaattcgATAGATTGCATTAAATCACGTCAGCATGTAGacttttttgtataaaatttttgcgtagaccaaacatttttcatttttgtattaccattttaaaggaaaaatgattttaaaaaaaagctatggtaagaaatatataaatgttatataaaaaaatttatatatatattgaaaatactGTTGATTTGGTATGTCCATTTACATTTACCTTGTCCTTAacattttagataaaaatatcaCTATTCTATGTCCAACATATACGACTTAGAATTAGAAATAAGTCTTTATAACTCCACAGAGAATAAAGTCTTGTTCTTAGTAATTCAGTGTTAATAgtactccaaaatataaattgacgtgcactataaattttgtgtaaattttttgtaaaaaggtAAGTACCATTATGGCTCCATTTGTATTGAGAAATCATCttaacacattttattttatcttatcattataatttttttaaattcttatacaaaatataataaacaattcaacttttttaaatctcaattcaactttttcaaattcgaaaataataataatattacaaaataatattctaataatattttattcaacttttcacttttatttaaaatcatctcatcttatcttactatccaaatgagactaagaaaaataaattttttttttatatatttttatattgaaactcatttttttataaaagacacgtttgaaatttatatatatttgtataaatgaTTATtcagatttattatatttataaaaaaaattaaaatttcagtactttgtctaatttatttttgtagataaaatgagatgagttagtattaaagttaaaatttgaataaaatattattagaataaattttgttaatattatttttattttaagatttaaaaaaattaaattttttattttattttatataaaaatttatgaaatttataataataaaatgggatcagataaaatagatttaaaaaaattgtgaaaataaaagtgaCCTTAGTTTTTAGACTCTTTCTCAAATAGTTTtactaagagcattctcattggattagctaaaagctaaatctaatgagaatttagctattaggtggataaattgttcacattgaattagctatattccaaatatttggaatatagctacagtaatatctaaattaatttctaatttagAACACActattaattcatcaaatcatttttatattatttctttctctctccttttaatattaattatttctctctccattttaaatgacaattgaaaaaatataattagaatacaattacaaattaatatataatattataaatagtaaaatatgataaaataaaataaattcataattaaaaaaattaaaaaatttttaaaattattaattactcattactatataatgaataaatggataattcaatttggagatttgatgtgaatagtcaaaattaaatttatcttatattattttattgtcatataatgaaaaaatggctattccaatgtggagatttatataaatagaatagttaaaagttaaattcatcttatattcattaaaaatatactttaatttaactattctAATGAAAGTGCTCTAAttaatgaattttctttttatcctttGAGAAGAAtttaaaggataaaaaataaaaaataaaataaaataaaggttgAAAGTTTCAGGATTACAGAAGTCCCATCACGGCTGCTCCTCTATCCGGGTGTCAAAAAAAGGCCCCCGCTCAGTCTGTGCAAATCATATTTTCCATTTGCCACATTTAATCATCAACCTACTGCCACACACTCACTCTTGTCCCCCCctcaattttatcattttatgggTGTGTTTGACAAAGGAACCAATTTTACAGTAAGAAGATAAAGAAGAGGAACGAGAAGGAGAAGCTGGAGGGAGGAAGAAGCAGAGAACAATGACTGAGTATACGTTCTTAAACGATCAGCTCTCAAAGCGTACCTCCATTTTCGGTCTTCGCTTGTGGGTAGTGCTTGGTATATGCGTAGGTGCAGCCATAGTTCTCGTGCTCTTCCTTATATCTCTCTGGTTCACGTCAAGGCACAAAAGTTCTTCCTcgtctccttcttcttcttcaaagcCTGTCAACAAGTCCTCTTTGAATCCCACCATCCCAAGCGTCTCCAAAGAAATCCAAGAAATCCGAACCGACCCTTCACACAACCCAACCCACCCCCACCTGGACCAAAACCCAAATGCTTACCAGCAGGCCTCAAACTCGGACCCATTGCCGGAATCGGAGCCGTTGTGCAGAGCTCAACCCCTGCTTCTTCCGCCAGAGGAAGAGAGCCCGCTAGGTGGGCGGAACAGAATTCACATAGAAATCGGGAAAGATCATCGGATTTCGTACCCTGAGCGTGCTGGAGGCTCGTCTCATGGCAGCGGAGAGGCAAAGTCCGGCGACCAGGCAATCATTGCGGTGCCGGAGGTCTCTCATTTGGGCTGGGGGCACTGGTACACTCTCAGAGAGCTTGAGGTGTCCACTAATGGGTTTGCTGATGAGAATGTGATCGGTGAGGGTGGGTATGGGATTGTCTACAGGGGTGTGTTGGAGGATAATACCATGGTTGCAGTTAAGAATTTGCTCAATAACAGGTAATTCCGTTCCATGTCGGTATAACATCCTCGAAATCTTTATCTTTTTGCTGGTGATGATGTTACTCATGGACCCAGTTGGGACTTTGATGTATTAGTTGGTGTTTTATtactttgtttctttgttgttttgaatttgagAATTAACGGCTGGAGCATTTGTTAACCGAAGGTTGCATGTACTTCGTATTGGGGGAGTTATGACAGAAAGTTTGATCGGGGTAGTTGTTTTGCTTCAGGGGACAAGCTGAGAAGGAGTTTAAGGTTGAAGTTGAAGCAATTGGACGTGTTCGGCATAAGAATTTAGTGAGATTGCTTGGTTATTGTGC
Coding sequences within it:
- the LOC108990400 gene encoding probable serine/threonine-protein kinase At1g01540, which gives rise to MTEYTFLNDQLSKRTSIFGLRLWVVLGICVGAAIVLVLFLISLWFTSRHKSSSSSPSSSSKPVNKSSLNPTIPSVSKEIQEIRTDPSHNPTHPHLDQNPNAYQQASNSDPLPESEPLCRAQPLLLPPEEESPLGGRNRIHIEIGKDHRISYPERAGGSSHGSGEAKSGDQAIIAVPEVSHLGWGHWYTLRELEVSTNGFADENVIGEGGYGIVYRGVLEDNTMVAVKNLLNNRGQAEKEFKVEVEAIGRVRHKNLVRLLGYCAEGAHRILVYEYVDNGNLEQWIHGDVGPSSPLTWEIRMNIILGTAKGLTYLHEGLEPKVVHRDIKSSNILLDKQWNPKVSDFGLAKLLGSERSYVTTRVMGTFGYVAPEYASTGMLNERSDVYSFGILLMEIISGRNPVDYSRPAGEVNLVEWLKTMVTNQNAEGVLDPRLPEKPSSRALKRALLVALRCVDPNAPKRPKMGHVIHMLEADEFPFRDDRRAGRIQQDGTKEKRVNESGDSSGYESGAQANRSLWRKNVPEER